Genomic DNA from Selenomonas sp. oral taxon 126:
ACCGCCTGTGACAAATTGCATTCGATCATGAGGACGTTGCGGATGAGCATTGTGAGGGTGCCTTCGAGCGCGACGATTGCGAGCAGTTTTTTCGGCGTGTTGAATATGATGGAGAAGCCGACAGCCGCCAGTGCTGCTGCGACTGCCTGTTCGAGGTAGGCAGCTGTCGGTTGGATGTGGACATCGGAGATGTTTTCGATGCCGGTGGAGAGGATGGCAAAGGCGATGCCGAAGGTCATTCCTCCGATGATGAGTATCGTGTCGATGGCACGGGTCATTCCGGAGGAAATATAGCGGTTGATGACGTCGCTTGCAGAGTTGATGATTGGAAATCCGGGAACGAGAAAGATGGTGCAGGCAACGAGTGCGTACCACATGGTGCCGCATCTAAATAGCATTGGGATGAGCCACGCAGATATGGTGGCGGCAAATGCTGCAATCATGGCGCAGGCATAGGGATTGAATTCATTTCTTGTGCTGAGGCGGTGAGCACTGAATCCGACGAGTGCCGCAATGGCTGCGATGAGTGTTTCCGGCAAACTTCCGCCAAAGAGTGTGCAGGAAGCGCCTGAGCCGGCGGCAGCGCCAAGTGCGGTGAGGAAGGTCGAGTAGCAGCGTGGGCGCTGCCAGATTCGATTGACGGCATTTTCGATGGCATTCATGGGCGTGTTGCCGCGCAGGATGCGCCAAGTCAGCTTGCTGATGGCTTCGATGACGGCGAGATTGACACCGTGCTTCATGCACTTGCGAAATTGGGTGAAGGATCGCTCGCCGTCTGTGACATTCAGCATGAGCGTTGTATAGGTGACATGAGACTGGATCTGGTCGGACGGGATGCGCAGATGTGCTGCTGCGCGCCGCATATCCCGTATGATCCGTGCGCAGTCTGCACCGCTTTCCATGAGCGCCTGTCCGATATCGAGCAGGATCTTCATCTTGTGGTTGAGTGTCCGGTTATCGTCCGCCGATGCATTTTTGATGGGTGCAATATTCATGAGAGCATCATCTGACCTTTCTATACGATATATTATTTATTATATCATAAATAATATAAATATAAAATAGATGACACCACACAAAAAAGCCGCCGTCAGGCAGCTTTTTATGGAGATGTGGAGGAAGAAGACCGCTACGCATCCTCACGCGCAGCAATAATGTCGCTGATCTCACGCTGCTGCTGCGCCTCAATGCGCTTCTGGATGAAGATGTTCGGGATGGAGACGCCAACGACGACAGCGAGGATGATGGTGACGCCGTTCACGCCGAAGCGCAGTGCCTCGAGCAGCTCCTCGACGGAGATGGTCTGGATGTGCAGGACGGCGAAGAGGAGGCGGTAGAGGAGGACGCAGGGGATGAGCGGGATGACGGGCGGGATGATGAGCAGGGTGTTCGGCGTGTGGACGATGTGGATGATTTTGAGGGCGGCGATGCCGACGACAGCGGCAGCCGCAAAGGAGCCGATGGACTGCGGCAGTCCGAACTCGAGCATGAGGACGTTGCGGATGAGCATGGTCACGATGCCCTCGAACGCAACGATGGCGAGCAGTTTCTTTGGTGTGTTGAACATGATGGAGAAGCCGCCCGCTGCGAGGATGGCAGCAATCGCCTGATTGAGATAACTGTCCGTCGGCTGTATGTGCACATCCGATATGTTGTGCACGCCTGCAACGAGGATGGCGAAGGCGATGCCGAAGGTCATGCCCCCGATGATGAGCATGGTATCCATTGCGCGCGTCATGCCAGAGGTGGTGAAGCGGTTCAGCATATCGCTCGCGGCGTTGATGGAGGGGAAGCCCGGCATGAGGAAGATGGTGCAGGCGACAAGCGCGTACCACATTGTAGGAAGTCCGAGCGCAGCGGGGATGATCCACGCGAAGAGCGTTGCTACAAAGCCCGTAATCATGGCACATGCATATGGATTGAATGCGTATCGCGTGCTCGTGCGGTGCGCGATGAAGCCCATGAGTGCCGCGATGGTGGCGACCAGTGCCTCGAGCCAGCTGCCGCCGAAGAGCTTGCACGAGCCGCCCGAGCCGACGGCGGCGCCGAGCGCGATGATCCAGTCGGGATAGCAGAGGGGGCGCTCGCGGATGCGGTTGATCGCGCGCTCGATCGGATTCAGCGGTGTATTACCGCGCAGAATGCGCCATGTCAGCTTGCTGACGGCGGCAAGGATGGCGAGGTTGACGCCGTGTTTGTTGCATTTGCGGAACTGCGTGAACGAGCGCTCGCCGTCGCTGACGCAGAGCATGAGCGTCGTGTAGGTCACATGTGACTGGATCTGCTCGGCGGGAATCCTGAGATGCACCGCCGCGCGCCGCATATCACGCACGATGCGCGAACAGTCTGCGCCGTTCTCCATCAATGTCTGCCCAATGTCGAGCAGGATCTTCATCTTGTGGTTGAGCATTTTATTGCTGTCTTTGGAGGCGTTTTGTATGAGTTCAGTGTTCATAGGAGCATCACGATTTGCCTTTCTCACCTGCTTACAATATTTTTGTCATTATATCACAGAAGATTATCGGCGTGAAATAAGAAATCCGGTATACAGATGGACAAATGCTCTTTGATAGACAAAACCAATAGAAAGAATAATTTTCAGCTATAAAAATTTATAAACCTGTGATATTGCTCACATCCATCGACCTAACCCTATAGTAAAATTATATCGTGTATATAAATCTTTTTGATGAAGAAATTGATGGAGGGGTGAAGGCGTGAGCAGTATCTTTCAAAAGTTCAAGTA
This window encodes:
- a CDS encoding threonine/serine ThrE exporter family protein; amino-acid sequence: MNIAPIKNASADDNRTLNHKMKILLDIGQALMESGADCARIIRDMRRAAAHLRIPSDQIQSHVTYTTLMLNVTDGERSFTQFRKCMKHGVNLAVIEAISKLTWRILRGNTPMNAIENAVNRIWQRPRCYSTFLTALGAAAGSGASCTLFGGSLPETLIAAIAALVGFSAHRLSTRNEFNPYACAMIAAFAATISAWLIPMLFRCGTMWYALVACTIFLVPGFPIINSASDVINRYISSGMTRAIDTILIIGGMTFGIAFAILSTGIENISDVHIQPTAAYLEQAVAAALAAVGFSIIFNTPKKLLAIVALEGTLTMLIRNVLMIECNLSQAVGSFAAAAVVGISALKVIHIVHTPNTLLIIPPIIPLVPGVLLYRLLFAILHIQTISVEELLEALRFGVDGVTIILAIVVGVSIPNIFIQKRIEAQQLREINRIIERREAEG
- a CDS encoding threonine/serine ThrE exporter family protein, with protein sequence MNTELIQNASKDSNKMLNHKMKILLDIGQTLMENGADCSRIVRDMRRAAVHLRIPAEQIQSHVTYTTLMLCVSDGERSFTQFRKCNKHGVNLAILAAVSKLTWRILRGNTPLNPIERAINRIRERPLCYPDWIIALGAAVGSGGSCKLFGGSWLEALVATIAALMGFIAHRTSTRYAFNPYACAMITGFVATLFAWIIPAALGLPTMWYALVACTIFLMPGFPSINAASDMLNRFTTSGMTRAMDTMLIIGGMTFGIAFAILVAGVHNISDVHIQPTDSYLNQAIAAILAAGGFSIMFNTPKKLLAIVAFEGIVTMLIRNVLMLEFGLPQSIGSFAAAAVVGIAALKIIHIVHTPNTLLIIPPVIPLIPCVLLYRLLFAVLHIQTISVEELLEALRFGVNGVTIILAVVVGVSIPNIFIQKRIEAQQQREISDIIAAREDA